In Maridesulfovibrio sp., a single genomic region encodes these proteins:
- a CDS encoding glycosyltransferase — MTHPFEIYSEQVLAFKLGGQDEVESFTRQKKAESTAARHLNYAEKRGAKAVVLFGLGAGDMAQILAESKPDDLELIICDTFPDHVRKMRQNLPDLFSARSNVRLLTDLSIWAMLLLLLQNGYTAENSHLVLNPELQGHARETMRSLQRIFSGLRTVPLPEKPTAPSISAAAILSPDEPDLDSFIKSFPEWLDEIILVWDLPEGAHPPELRHPHVPVTGYCHCLADNFGAQRNRMLEHCTGDWIIYLDADERLDSREWENLRKATAIEGCEGWFLPRLTLYPDKNNCRAGYGLWPDLQLRFFRNTGKLKFINRIHERIEGINGPSGILPGTPLRHLTHLLKSRKKIEAKLNSFNRAAEGEFSHRLGTELPHVDCSVLYPDGLEFFPAVILPEFNL; from the coding sequence ATGACCCACCCTTTTGAAATATACTCGGAACAAGTGCTGGCGTTCAAACTCGGAGGGCAGGACGAGGTCGAATCGTTTACACGTCAGAAAAAGGCGGAAAGCACGGCGGCACGTCACCTGAATTATGCGGAAAAACGCGGGGCAAAAGCTGTTGTCCTGTTCGGCCTTGGCGCCGGAGACATGGCACAGATTCTGGCAGAGAGTAAACCGGATGATCTGGAATTGATAATCTGCGACACCTTTCCCGACCACGTGCGGAAAATGAGGCAGAACCTTCCTGATTTGTTTTCCGCACGGAGTAATGTCCGGCTGCTGACGGACTTATCAATCTGGGCCATGCTTTTGCTGCTGCTCCAAAACGGATACACAGCTGAAAACTCCCATCTGGTTCTGAACCCGGAACTTCAAGGCCATGCACGCGAAACAATGCGCTCCCTGCAACGAATTTTCTCCGGGCTGCGTACAGTCCCGCTCCCGGAAAAACCGACAGCCCCTTCCATTTCCGCAGCCGCCATCCTCAGCCCGGATGAACCGGACCTTGATTCATTCATTAAATCCTTTCCGGAATGGCTGGACGAAATCATCCTGGTCTGGGATTTACCCGAAGGCGCACACCCTCCGGAACTAAGACACCCGCATGTACCGGTAACCGGTTACTGCCATTGTCTGGCGGATAATTTCGGTGCGCAGCGCAATCGCATGCTTGAACACTGCACAGGAGACTGGATCATATATCTTGATGCGGACGAGCGGCTGGACAGCCGGGAATGGGAAAACCTGCGCAAGGCAACCGCAATTGAAGGCTGCGAAGGATGGTTTCTTCCCCGTCTGACCCTTTATCCGGACAAAAACAACTGCCGGGCCGGATACGGATTATGGCCGGACCTGCAATTGCGTTTTTTCCGTAACACGGGCAAATTGAAATTCATAAATCGGATTCATGAGCGCATAGAAGGAATAAACGGACCTTCCGGTATACTGCCGGGAACACCGCTCCGCCATCTGACACATCTGCTGAAAAGCAGGAAAAAAATCGAGGCCAAACTGAACTCATTCAACAGGGCCGCAGAAGGAGAGTTCAGCCATCGTCTCGGGACGGAGCTTCCGCATGTGGATTGCTCTGTTCTGTATCCTGACGGATTGGAATTCTTTCCCGCCGTAATTCTTCCGGAATTTAATTTGTAA
- a CDS encoding glycosyltransferase family 4 protein produces MIDSKIRVLHVAPSLGSGGTEKVMQSFACNMDREQFATAVYSPVNGPRGRLLRQSGIDTYIGTDLLRVLEKFKPQIVHLHRAGWTEPGSLRPFKLAGTPVLVETNVFGHHDPSPEGALIDCHLFVSEFCASRFEKINSIKVSFPKYGVLYNPVDTDFFLAHCPPGRKIPTNVFGRISRADKGKWSRLAYDFLPALQHLVEQRKLPPFTYKIIGGIPDAEKFVAENGLTEFVRFLPPVLDDAEIADFMNSISFLAHANDTGESFGLVIAEAMAAGLPVITHPSAGLRDNAQLELVDDGKTGIIARNTREYGQAVHFLLTHPEEAHSMGEQARAKAARLFRAQDIARRLGEIYHELLSRKEADGRAGQSRSAI; encoded by the coding sequence ATGATTGATTCCAAAATCAGAGTACTCCATGTCGCGCCGTCGCTGGGTTCTGGCGGAACGGAAAAAGTGATGCAGTCCTTTGCCTGCAATATGGACAGGGAACAATTCGCTACAGCGGTGTACTCACCTGTGAACGGCCCAAGGGGCAGACTCCTGCGCCAGTCCGGCATTGATACATATATAGGAACGGACCTGCTCAGAGTGCTGGAAAAATTCAAGCCACAGATTGTGCACCTGCACCGGGCAGGCTGGACAGAACCCGGCAGCCTGCGTCCGTTCAAACTGGCCGGAACGCCGGTGCTGGTAGAAACAAATGTATTCGGACACCACGATCCCAGCCCCGAAGGGGCCCTCATAGACTGCCACCTCTTCGTTTCCGAATTCTGCGCCTCCAGATTCGAAAAAATCAATTCCATAAAGGTCAGCTTTCCCAAATACGGAGTTCTCTACAATCCTGTGGATACTGATTTCTTCCTCGCCCACTGCCCGCCCGGAAGAAAAATCCCCACCAATGTTTTCGGGCGCATTTCCCGAGCGGACAAGGGCAAATGGTCCCGGCTTGCATACGATTTTCTTCCCGCGCTGCAACACCTTGTTGAACAACGCAAACTGCCGCCCTTCACCTACAAAATTATCGGCGGAATACCGGATGCTGAAAAATTTGTTGCGGAAAACGGTCTTACCGAATTCGTCCGCTTTCTCCCGCCGGTACTGGATGATGCTGAAATCGCCGATTTCATGAACTCAATAAGCTTTCTGGCCCATGCCAATGATACCGGGGAATCCTTCGGTCTGGTCATTGCGGAGGCAATGGCGGCAGGGCTCCCGGTCATAACCCACCCAAGCGCGGGACTAAGGGACAACGCCCAGCTTGAACTGGTGGATGACGGCAAAACAGGCATAATCGCACGGAACACTCGGGAATATGGTCAGGCAGTGCATTTTCTGCTCACGCACCCGGAAGAAGCGCACTCCATGGGCGAACAGGCCCGCGCAAAGGCAGCACGCCTGTTCCGGGCGCAGGATATCGCCCGCAGGCTGGGAGAAATCTACCATGAACTGCTGAGCCGCAAAGAGGCCGACGGCAGAGCCGGACAGTCCCGGAGTGCGATATGA
- the fliS gene encoding flagellar export chaperone FliS codes for MQRAAQAYLSTQIHTTSKGELLIMLYDAAIKFMKQAKVKIDEKDYAAKGILISKAIEVISELTSSLNKEKGGELAENLSHLYLFCNTQLLQANLKMDTKKIDDVIKIIDGIASAYREIIPTAEAQAAVPIESQSTPSSGSVNINRSFADTRNYSMPTPQPGMPAPNAMRLKKAANAYGSV; via the coding sequence ATGCAAAGAGCAGCACAAGCCTATCTCTCAACTCAGATCCACACCACTTCCAAGGGTGAACTCCTCATCATGCTTTACGATGCGGCCATCAAGTTCATGAAACAGGCCAAGGTAAAAATAGATGAAAAGGACTACGCAGCCAAAGGCATTCTCATTTCCAAGGCGATAGAGGTCATTTCCGAACTGACTTCCAGCCTGAACAAGGAAAAAGGCGGAGAACTCGCTGAAAACCTGAGCCATCTGTATCTCTTCTGCAACACGCAGTTGCTGCAGGCCAACCTTAAGATGGACACAAAAAAGATAGATGATGTAATAAAGATCATCGATGGCATAGCTTCCGCTTATCGGGAAATTATACCTACCGCGGAAGCACAGGCGGCTGTTCCGATTGAAAGCCAGTCCACTCCCAGCAGCGGTTCGGTCAACATTAACCGCAGTTTCGCAGATACACGAAACTACTCAATGCCCACCCCGCAGCCCGGCATGCCTGCACCAAACGCCATGAGGCTGAAAAAGGCTGCCAATGCATACGGAAGCGTATAG
- the fliD gene encoding flagellar filament capping protein FliD encodes MSDYTSGNISFAGLGSGTDFGTMIDGLIKLERVHINRLESWKSSWETKVENFQELETKLLSLQTTLKSIDTLDEFMTKAVSSSNSDSLTATADSQAIVTSHTVEINQLAQNDQLVGYFGTSTNTEVIFSNTGTFTFSYGGESVTLSNIPAGTTLQGFITMINNHADTRDKIRASTINDGDLYHLQIYGLDLGADHRIVISNTSGMIFPDGNLIHSQHAVNSQIKVDGYPYIADYWIERDTNSIDDVIDGLTLNLKNTTPAGSPITVGITVDNEGIKENIQNFVDINNEIRSMIKDMTAITTNSDNAEGSILTGNYGVELLVGQRLKDIISSRGLGFGWYTENPDGTTSGDIFSSLAQLGILTNADSDGPNMGLLELDTDELNKALDEDPTAVAMLFAANYAGSSSSPNVQYLSCITGTTQPGEYNIQYEVSGGSLVSATINGQTASVNPSTWEITAAAGTAAAGMAIRVENHADGTYGNSNSSASDAINVYLKLGKTGEMVKALGDMLSEQGPLNILEDNYNDIMDNIDKKIEREERRVSNKEKMLKERYSRLDTLLGQYQRQQTSLVSSINELTKS; translated from the coding sequence ATGTCTGATTACACCTCAGGAAATATCAGTTTTGCCGGACTCGGCTCGGGAACAGACTTCGGCACCATGATCGATGGTCTGATCAAGCTCGAGCGTGTGCATATCAACAGGCTTGAAAGCTGGAAGTCCTCTTGGGAAACCAAAGTAGAAAATTTTCAGGAACTTGAGACAAAATTACTTTCCCTGCAGACCACCCTTAAGTCCATAGACACCCTTGACGAATTCATGACCAAGGCGGTGTCCAGTTCCAATTCCGACAGTCTCACTGCAACCGCAGACAGCCAGGCAATCGTCACCTCACACACAGTTGAAATCAACCAGTTGGCACAGAATGACCAGTTGGTAGGCTATTTCGGAACATCAACAAACACAGAAGTAATTTTCAGTAATACAGGTACCTTTACTTTTTCTTACGGTGGAGAGTCTGTGACTCTCAGCAATATTCCTGCCGGTACCACCCTGCAGGGATTCATCACCATGATCAACAACCATGCTGATACCAGAGATAAAATCAGAGCTTCCACCATTAATGATGGAGACCTTTACCATCTGCAGATTTACGGCCTTGATCTAGGGGCCGACCATAGAATTGTCATATCGAATACATCGGGAATGATTTTCCCGGACGGGAACCTTATCCACTCGCAGCACGCTGTCAATTCACAAATTAAAGTTGATGGTTATCCATACATTGCTGACTATTGGATTGAAAGAGATACCAACAGCATAGATGACGTAATTGACGGCCTGACCTTAAATCTGAAAAACACAACACCGGCCGGATCACCGATCACGGTCGGAATAACGGTCGACAATGAAGGGATTAAGGAAAACATCCAGAATTTCGTTGATATCAACAACGAAATACGATCGATGATCAAGGATATGACCGCCATCACGACCAATTCAGACAACGCGGAAGGCTCCATCCTCACAGGTAACTACGGGGTTGAACTGCTTGTCGGCCAGAGACTTAAGGATATCATATCCAGTCGCGGGCTCGGTTTCGGATGGTACACCGAAAACCCGGACGGAACCACTTCCGGCGATATATTTTCCTCACTCGCCCAGCTTGGAATATTGACCAATGCCGATTCTGACGGCCCGAACATGGGTCTTCTGGAACTCGATACCGACGAGTTGAACAAGGCTCTCGATGAGGATCCTACCGCCGTTGCCATGCTTTTCGCCGCGAACTATGCGGGCAGCAGTTCGTCCCCTAATGTTCAATATCTGTCATGTATTACCGGGACAACGCAGCCGGGTGAATATAATATTCAGTACGAGGTATCCGGCGGATCCCTCGTATCAGCCACAATCAACGGACAGACTGCCAGCGTCAACCCGAGCACATGGGAAATAACCGCTGCTGCCGGAACAGCTGCTGCAGGTATGGCTATCCGGGTTGAAAATCATGCGGACGGCACATACGGCAATTCCAACAGCAGCGCCTCCGATGCCATCAACGTATACCTCAAGCTCGGTAAAACCGGCGAGATGGTAAAGGCACTGGGTGATATGTTGAGCGAGCAGGGCCCACTCAATATCCTTGAGGACAACTACAATGACATCATGGATAATATCGATAAAAAGATAGAGAGGGAGGAAAGGCGCGTTTCGAACAAGGAAAAGATGCTCAAGGAAAGATATTCCCGTCTGGACACCCTGCTCGGGCAATACCAGAGACAGCAGACTTCTCTTGTTTCCAGCATCAACGAGCTCACAAAGAGTTAA
- a CDS encoding flagellin encodes MSLVINHNLMAMNATRNLQDSYSNLGVSTRRLSSGLRVGTAADDAAGLAIRELMRADIKSLNQGIRNANDAISMIQTADGALGVIDEKLIRMKELATQAATGTYNSDQRLIIDSEYQAMASEITRIANATDFNGIHLLNGNISGQSSAHDGSGLTSTGPVKVHFGAGNDSAEDYYYVSIDTSTASALGVGLAAGNSISTQELAQQSLDKLNNAIISKDKIRANLGALQNRLENTITNLSIQAENVQASESRISDVDVATEMTEFTRNQILTQSAVAMLSQANSMPRMAMQLIG; translated from the coding sequence ATGTCTTTAGTAATTAACCACAACTTGATGGCAATGAATGCGACCCGCAATCTGCAGGATTCGTACAGCAACCTTGGAGTATCAACCCGTCGCCTGTCTTCAGGTCTTCGTGTCGGTACCGCAGCTGACGACGCCGCCGGTCTCGCAATTCGCGAACTCATGAGAGCGGACATTAAGTCCCTTAACCAGGGCATCCGCAACGCCAACGATGCGATTTCCATGATCCAGACCGCTGACGGCGCTCTGGGCGTCATCGATGAAAAGCTCATCCGTATGAAGGAACTCGCAACCCAGGCCGCAACGGGTACCTACAACTCCGACCAGCGTCTGATCATCGATTCCGAGTATCAGGCCATGGCTTCGGAAATCACCCGTATTGCCAACGCAACTGACTTTAACGGAATCCACCTGCTCAATGGTAACATTTCAGGTCAGAGTTCTGCGCACGACGGCTCCGGTTTGACCTCTACTGGTCCGGTCAAGGTTCACTTTGGTGCCGGTAACGACTCCGCAGAAGACTACTACTATGTTTCCATTGACACTTCTACCGCTTCAGCACTGGGTGTCGGTCTTGCCGCAGGCAACTCCATCTCCACCCAGGAACTGGCACAGCAGTCTCTGGACAAGCTGAACAATGCGATCATTTCCAAGGACAAGATCCGTGCAAACCTCGGTGCCCTGCAGAACAGGCTGGAAAACACCATTACCAACCTGTCCATCCAGGCCGAAAACGTACAGGCATCCGAATCCCGCATCTCCGACGTGGATGTTGCGACCGAAATGACCGAATTCACCAGAAACCAGATTCTGACCCAGTCTGCGGTAGCAATGCTGTCTCAGGCCAACAGCATGCCCAGAATGGCAATGCAGCTTATCGGCTAA
- the tsaB gene encoding tRNA (adenosine(37)-N6)-threonylcarbamoyltransferase complex dimerization subunit type 1 TsaB: MNFFCDEKPDLLLAINGTEETLQIILARREDESEPYSLLETKTLIVPGRSVNFMIPSIRDSLNLFGFVPEDIKRIALISGPGSFTGLRLTFSAAAGLIAGSNGIIAGMEYLPILARGAALASGLPVWTITHSRRMQVYLQGFESMSSSEECTPSPITPPLPVTVQEAAEIITSYKQKLAAVTGTGIIKNSNFFDGFLEDNPQLKALPKQFNTPDPEDIILAANHADYSRIMPVPMYLRGSDAEENLEAITGKRGISLDEAKRILAHVTPH; this comes from the coding sequence ATGAATTTCTTTTGTGACGAAAAACCGGACCTGCTGCTGGCCATCAACGGCACCGAGGAAACCCTGCAGATCATACTCGCCCGGCGTGAAGACGAAAGCGAGCCCTACTCCCTGCTTGAGACAAAAACTCTTATCGTACCGGGGCGCTCCGTCAATTTCATGATTCCGTCAATCCGGGATTCCCTGAACCTTTTCGGATTCGTTCCGGAAGACATTAAACGGATAGCCCTGATTTCCGGTCCGGGCAGCTTCACCGGACTGAGGCTGACCTTCTCGGCCGCAGCCGGGCTCATTGCCGGGAGCAACGGAATAATAGCAGGCATGGAGTATCTGCCGATACTGGCAAGAGGAGCAGCTCTGGCCAGCGGTCTACCGGTGTGGACAATTACGCACTCACGCAGAATGCAGGTATACCTGCAGGGCTTTGAATCAATGTCCTCATCTGAAGAATGCACACCCTCGCCCATTACCCCGCCCCTGCCCGTAACAGTGCAGGAGGCAGCAGAAATCATTACTTCATACAAGCAGAAGCTGGCGGCTGTGACCGGAACCGGAATCATTAAGAACAGCAATTTCTTCGATGGATTTCTTGAGGATAACCCACAACTCAAAGCTCTCCCGAAACAATTCAATACACCGGACCCGGAAGACATCATTCTGGCAGCCAATCACGCCGATTACAGCCGGATCATGCCTGTACCCATGTACCTGCGCGGATCGGATGCCGAGGAAAACCTCGAAGCGATAACCGGCAAAAGAGGAATCTCACTGGATGAGGCAAAACGCATACTTGCCCACGTTACGCCTCATTGA